TGGAGAAGCGCCCGGACGCGCTGGTGGCGATGTTCTATCCGCCCGACCTGATGAGCGTCGCGGCCTCTGTGCGCACCATGGCGGATGCGGCGGGCCTGAGGCTCGGCGGTGACCTGGCCGAAAGAATTGCGCGCGCATCGGGCCTCGATGTGCGGCTTGCACAGTCCGAAGTGACGAAGCTGGCGCTCTATTGCGATGCCGATCCGCAATCGCCCAAGCAGGCGAATGCCGATGACTATGCGGCGATTGGGGCGGCGACTGAGGAAGACGGGTTCCAACCGGTCGTCAACGCGGTGATGGGAGGCGAGTTGAACCGGCTTTCCTCGGAAATCCACCGGATGCGCGAGCTCGGCCTCAATCCGGTTGGACTGCTCCTGGCGCTCGAAAGGCGAGCGACGCAACTGGCCCAGATTACCGCGAAACTCGGCCCGCGCGGCAATTTCGAGAGCCTTAGCAAAGGCGAAAAGGCACAGTTGGGCATCTTCTGGAAGGACGAACGCGACATCCGAAATCAGCTCGGCCGCTGGCACTGGCGCAAGCTCGACCGGCTGATCCCGAGGCTCGTCGCGCTTCATCGAAACCTGCTGTCAAACAGCCAAACAGCAGAGCTGCTACTGGCCCAGGACCTTGCCGAGATCGCCCGTTTCGCCACGAAACGTTGATATCCAGAGATGAATGCCGGGGTAAACGCGCTTTTCGCAATCGCAAAATGACTGCTTTTCAGTGTATGGGAACTAGGGCATTAACCAAGTTTGGCGTTGTTGGGGACCGCCTTGCATGAACCAGTTTCCGGGGCCTTTGCTCGAAACGGGTCAGTCTCAAAAAGCTGACATCGTTGTCGCGCCCTCGCTCGAGCGGCGACGGCTGCGGGCCTATATCATCATGTTGCTGGTTGATGCAGCGCTCATCAACGCCTGCTTCGTTCTGGCGGCATTCGTTTACGAAAGCATCTGGCTGGACCCTCGCGCACTCATCGCTGCGCAAACCATCCTGCCTCTCTACCTGACGATCGCGCTCTACAATGCGACCTACAGTGCGAAGGCACTGGAGAACTGGTGGCTCGCGGCGCGAAAGGCATTGATCGCGCTGGCCATTTCAGCCGCGCTCGTGAACTTTGTCGCCTTTTACGCCAAGAGCAACGCGGATTTCTCGCGCGTGTCGGTAACGCTTGGCCTTGTGCTTACCGCAATCGCCCTCGTTTCGTTCAGGCGGCTCATTCCGATCCTTGTCGACCGGTTCTGGGAAGGACGCACGAGCAACAGGCTCGTCATCCACGACGGTGGATCGGAGTTCACCTTGCCCAATTCGACCAAGATTTACGCGGCAGATTACGATCTCGATCCGACCAATCACGAACCCTACATGCTCGATCGGCTGGGCAAGCTCCTGCGCAATCAGGACAAGGTCGTCGTCAGTTGCCCGAAAGAGC
The Erythrobacter sp. THAF29 DNA segment above includes these coding regions:
- the holA gene encoding DNA polymerase III subunit delta, with amino-acid sequence MKATQKDFARGLPRSAAQANIFFFCGPDEAGASAAAAKVIEALPEAGERVDIAGADLKRDPAMLGDEARTESLFGDKRHILARVTGDEAHDALKALIETSEAGAGDAAPVLVVATSATNKSRTAKLLEKRPDALVAMFYPPDLMSVAASVRTMADAAGLRLGGDLAERIARASGLDVRLAQSEVTKLALYCDADPQSPKQANADDYAAIGAATEEDGFQPVVNAVMGGELNRLSSEIHRMRELGLNPVGLLLALERRATQLAQITAKLGPRGNFESLSKGEKAQLGIFWKDERDIRNQLGRWHWRKLDRLIPRLVALHRNLLSNSQTAELLLAQDLAEIARFATKR